GTAAATACATGAAACGATCTCGCAAGCCCTCTATGTGTTACAGGTATCCCTGCATATTCTGGGACTGCTATTGAAGAACTTATTCCAGGTACAATCTCAAAAGGAATTGAATACTTTACTATTTCCTCAATCTCCTCTCCTCCTCTTCCAAAAACAAAGGGATCTCCACCTTTAACTCTAGCTACAATTTTTCCTTCTAAAGCTTTTTTTGCTAGAGTTTTATTGATTTCATCTTGAATAAGTCCACCTTCAGTATTACCTTTTCCTAAATATATCATTTCAGCATCTTTTTTAGCTAACTTTAATACTTTTGGATCAATTAATCTATCATATACTACACAATCAGCTTCTTCTATGCATCTTTTACCTTTTAAAGTTAAAAGATCAATGTTTCCACACCCTGCTCCTATTATGTAAACTTTTCCCATCTTATTATTAACCATTTATTTTCTCCCTTATTTTCGCAGCTAATTTATGAGCAATCTCTTTTCCCAACTTTTCATCTTCTAGCACTTCAGCTTTATACATAATATTGTTGTGACAATATACTCCTCTTAAGAATATTTTCCCATCAAATTTTTCCCCTGTGCAGCCCATAGGAGTATGACATCCACCATCAAATATTTTTGAAAACTCTCTTTCTATATCTACAATCTCCTCTATTTTTGGATTATGTATTGTTTTTAAAATAGATTTTATAAACGCATCATTTTCTCTACATTGAATATGAAGAGCACCTTGAGCTGGAGCTGGCATCATTAAATCATACTCTAACTCCTCTGTTATTCTCTCTCCTAAACCAACTCTTTTCAATCCTGCTGCTGCTAAAAGTATTGCATCATATTGATCTTCATCTAACTTTCTAAGTCTTGTATGAATGTTTCCTCTAAGTTGTTTTATCTCTAAATCTGGTCTTAAAGCTTTTAATCCCATTGTTCTTCTTAAAGAACTTGTTCCTACTACAGCCCCTTTAGGAAGTTCTAAAAGTTTTTTTCCGCTCTTTGAAACCAATACATCTCTATTGTCTTCTCTATCTGGAGTTGCTCCACATATAAGCCCAGGTGGAGATACTATTGGCATATCTTTCATTGAATGAACTGCTAAATCTATTGTTCCTTCTAGTAGCTCATGCTCTATCTCTTTTGTAAAAAAACTCTTTAGAGATTTATCACTATTGTTCCAGTTACTAACTAAATCTTTATCTCCACTTGTCACTATTATTTTTATTTCAAATTTTAAATCTGGAAAATTCTTCTGCAATCTTCCTTTTATCATTTCACTTTGAGCTAATGCTAATATACTTCCTCTACTTCCAATTACGATTTTTTCTTTCATTATGCTATCCCTTCTTTGTATTCAAACCATTTTTTTAAGTTTACCATTTGTTCATTAAGCATATACTCATACTTAGTTAATAAATTTTCTCTATTTTCTAAATTTTCATAATATACTCCCCATACATCATCTATATTATATAAATTTATATTATTTAATTCATTTAATTCTTCCTCTATATCTCTTGGAACTGCTAAATCTAAAAATACATACTCTTTGTTTTTATCTAATAATGGAAGTATCTCGTCTTTTTTTATAATAGCATGTGGTGCTGAAGTCGCTGATATTATTATATCACTTTTAGCCACCTCTTCTAATTTCTCTTCAAAACTAATTACATCTGCATTATATATATTACTCATTTCTAAAGCTTTATGATAACTTCTATTTGTTATCGTTAAACTTTTATACTCTTCTTTTGTTAGAAGTTCCATTATATCTCTTGCTAAATCTCCCAATCCAAGAATAAGAATTTTTTTATCCTTTAATTCTAAAATTTTATTTTTTATAAATTTTAAAGATATTGCTTCTAATGATAATGCATTATGACAAATTTTACTTTTATTTCTAAATTTCTTTCCTAACTCAATAGCTTTGTTAAAAATAACATTTATATTTGAGCTTGATACTTTATCCTCCATACTTGTCAATTGAGCTTTTTTTATTTGAGATAAAATTTGATCTTCTCCTTTTATAACTGATTCAAATCCACAAGTTACTCTAAAAAGATAATTTACTGCATCATGACCTTTTTTTATAAAAATATTTTCTAAGCCAATATCTTTTTGAAGCTCCTCTAACGAATAATTTTTACTTAAATGCAAATAGTATTCAGCCCTTAAGCAAGTGGAAAGATTTACATATCCCACAATCTTTTCTTCTTTAAACAATCTTTTTACTATAGAAGTAGGGTCATTTTGTATAAAGTTTTCCCTTTGACATAAATCTAAATTTTTATGACTTATTCCAAAAACAATAAAATGTTTAAAATACATCTAAATTCCTTCTCTCTATGATTTATTGATTATATATATATTATAATACTTTTTTTTAATATTTTTAAGCCTATTTTCGAAAAAAACATATTATTTTTGAATGGTTTT
Above is a window of Candidatus Cetobacterium colombiensis DNA encoding:
- the hemA gene encoding glutamyl-tRNA reductase codes for the protein MYFKHFIVFGISHKNLDLCQRENFIQNDPTSIVKRLFKEEKIVGYVNLSTCLRAEYYLHLSKNYSLEELQKDIGLENIFIKKGHDAVNYLFRVTCGFESVIKGEDQILSQIKKAQLTSMEDKVSSSNINVIFNKAIELGKKFRNKSKICHNALSLEAISLKFIKNKILELKDKKILILGLGDLARDIMELLTKEEYKSLTITNRSYHKALEMSNIYNADVISFEEKLEEVAKSDIIISATSAPHAIIKKDEILPLLDKNKEYVFLDLAVPRDIEEELNELNNINLYNIDDVWGVYYENLENRENLLTKYEYMLNEQMVNLKKWFEYKEGIA
- the hemC gene encoding hydroxymethylbilane synthase, with translation MKEKIVIGSRGSILALAQSEMIKGRLQKNFPDLKFEIKIIVTSGDKDLVSNWNNSDKSLKSFFTKEIEHELLEGTIDLAVHSMKDMPIVSPPGLICGATPDREDNRDVLVSKSGKKLLELPKGAVVGTSSLRRTMGLKALRPDLEIKQLRGNIHTRLRKLDEDQYDAILLAAAGLKRVGLGERITEELEYDLMMPAPAQGALHIQCRENDAFIKSILKTIHNPKIEEIVDIEREFSKIFDGGCHTPMGCTGEKFDGKIFLRGVYCHNNIMYKAEVLEDEKLGKEIAHKLAAKIREKING